From one Basilea psittacipulmonis DSM 24701 genomic stretch:
- a CDS encoding type II secretion system F family protein has translation MIVFLMLATTMAVYCLVLLLSKASFKSFSVDKLMTWKYRLYIEKWLLRGRSKQSIKNLVTKQIVYGGFAFMIPFLLWPTLQFWAIPLAVFFAVLVFFQPIVSLKKQYLKREEHISRVLPFYIDMLILSLESGMSLNMALSYIQIADSPLAQEIEMLNHEIKVGVTRMDAFHHLSERSQACQSLMMALIQAEQMGMSLAPLLKDLANQMRQLRFIDAEKRAMQAPVKMMFPLLVCIFPCTFICIAFPLIMRILDTGVIR, from the coding sequence ATGATTGTATTTTTAATGTTAGCGACGACAATGGCTGTTTATTGTTTGGTTCTTTTGTTGAGTAAAGCATCTTTTAAATCTTTTTCTGTTGATAAGTTGATGACTTGGAAATACCGTCTTTATATCGAAAAATGGTTATTAAGAGGGCGATCAAAACAAAGTATCAAAAACTTAGTCACAAAACAGATAGTGTATGGCGGTTTTGCTTTTATGATTCCTTTTTTGTTGTGGCCCACATTGCAGTTCTGGGCGATACCATTAGCAGTGTTTTTTGCAGTGTTGGTATTTTTTCAGCCTATTGTATCGTTGAAAAAACAATATCTAAAACGAGAAGAACATATTTCAAGAGTATTGCCTTTTTATATTGATATGTTAATTCTTTCTTTAGAAAGTGGGATGAGTTTAAACATGGCGTTGTCGTATATTCAAATTGCTGACAGTCCCTTAGCCCAAGAAATTGAGATGTTAAACCATGAAATTAAAGTGGGGGTGACGAGAATGGATGCGTTTCATCATTTATCAGAACGAAGTCAAGCTTGTCAATCGTTAATGATGGCACTGATTCAAGCCGAACAAATGGGAATGAGTTTAGCCCCTTTGTTAAAGGATTTAGCCAATCAGATGCGGCAATTACGTTTTATTGATGCGGAGAAAAGGGCCATGCAAGCACCCGTTAAAATGATGTTTCCTTTGTTAGTGTGTATTTTTCCTTGCACCTTTATTTGCATAGCATTCCCACTGATTATGCGTATATTAGACACGGGCGTGATTAGGTAA
- a CDS encoding DUF192 domain-containing protein: MIKKWMKHFAEYIGSKNVWTLSLEDKVIDIEFATSLKSRCRGLMGRTIPQRLLLIPNCKCVHTFGMSCPLTIYALNSRLKICAKKDSLVPNRIWGSLHAQYILEVPTHLKITNEELRKIHRFIFTKIVGSKKEMMSYMEKEYESFKS; the protein is encoded by the coding sequence ATGATTAAAAAATGGATGAAACATTTTGCTGAGTATATTGGCTCAAAAAACGTATGGACGCTATCTCTAGAAGATAAAGTGATTGACATTGAGTTTGCCACTTCATTAAAGTCTAGATGCCGAGGTTTAATGGGAAGAACGATACCTCAACGACTTTTATTGATTCCAAATTGTAAATGTGTTCATACGTTTGGAATGTCATGTCCATTAACGATTTACGCATTGAATTCACGTTTAAAAATATGTGCAAAAAAAGATAGCTTGGTACCGAATCGCATATGGGGGAGTTTGCATGCCCAATACATTCTTGAGGTGCCAACACATTTAAAGATAACAAATGAGGAGTTACGGAAAATACATCGTTTTATTTTTACAAAAATAGTGGGGTCTAAAAAAGAGATGATGAGTTATATGGAAAAAGAATATGAGTCTTTTAAGTCTTGA
- a CDS encoding BCCT family transporter: protein MSLTKFIQNRTSFNPLVMGVTLLLVVLLVLCTLVLQTDTQGVLDWAKAAIFKNFSWFYILTFSVFLAFLFLLSCSCFGSIKLGSNEEEPEFSFMSWMAMLFAAGMGVGIMFFGVAEPLTHYTSSITTGTLEHKEQEAMLHTFFHWGIHAWSVYAVIALALAYFGFRYKLPLSLRSCFYPIFKERINGKVGDLIDILALVATLFGIITTLGFGASQLGAGIEQIGLVNKSDFSLQVGIIIVVMSLAVISAISGVGKGVKLLSEMNLVIALLLMLFVLVTGPTLTVLSAFSDNLGTYLSNVVNLSFKTYVYESEHTSWFTGWTVLYWAWWCSWAPFVGLFIARISRGRTIREFIFGVLAVPSLFCVLWFTVFGNSAIWIDVNVAQGALHDLVSSPEKLLFAFLNYLPLPLLTGIAALITISLFFITSADSGIYVLNNIASRDKSMASPRWQAAMWGVLMSVVAIVLLRSGGLGTLQTMTLIVALPFAVLMLVMCFSLWKGIRADKKYFSAKVTPTSIFWTGEKWRERLSQMLSQTQETDILKFFRKTALPAMRELRQELVTVHNLNVELVENLSQEAPSLEFVIKKESMRDFMYGIKSVSHEVAEELIQDEHLPHIQHAVTYTPVTYFFDGRAGYDVQYMTRNELIADILKQYERYLSLMSHVGQEIMSHEQTELAE, encoded by the coding sequence TTGTCTTTAACAAAATTTATTCAAAATAGAACTTCTTTTAATCCGCTTGTGATGGGGGTCACCTTATTATTAGTGGTATTGTTAGTCTTATGCACGCTCGTGTTACAAACAGACACCCAAGGTGTATTAGATTGGGCAAAAGCGGCTATTTTTAAAAATTTTAGTTGGTTTTATATTCTGACGTTTTCTGTTTTCCTAGCCTTTTTGTTCCTACTATCTTGCAGCTGCTTTGGTAGTATAAAACTAGGATCAAATGAAGAAGAACCCGAATTCTCGTTTATGTCTTGGATGGCGATGTTATTTGCTGCTGGCATGGGGGTCGGTATTATGTTCTTTGGTGTGGCAGAACCACTGACACATTACACTTCATCGATTACAACAGGAACGTTGGAGCATAAAGAACAAGAAGCGATGTTGCATACCTTTTTTCACTGGGGTATTCACGCATGGTCTGTCTATGCGGTGATCGCATTGGCTTTGGCTTATTTTGGGTTTAGATATAAGTTACCGTTATCGCTACGTTCATGTTTTTATCCTATTTTTAAAGAACGTATCAATGGCAAAGTCGGTGATTTAATCGATATTTTGGCATTAGTGGCGACTTTGTTCGGTATTATTACTACCTTAGGGTTTGGTGCCTCACAATTAGGTGCAGGCATTGAACAAATAGGTTTGGTAAACAAAAGTGATTTTTCACTACAAGTTGGCATCATCATCGTGGTGATGTCTTTAGCGGTCATCTCGGCGATTTCTGGTGTTGGAAAAGGGGTGAAATTGCTTAGTGAAATGAACTTGGTCATTGCGTTACTTTTGATGCTGTTTGTATTGGTGACAGGTCCTACGTTAACAGTGTTATCGGCGTTTAGTGATAATCTGGGGACGTATCTAAGTAATGTTGTTAATTTAAGTTTTAAAACGTATGTGTATGAATCTGAGCATACATCATGGTTCACTGGCTGGACAGTGCTTTATTGGGCTTGGTGGTGTTCTTGGGCACCATTTGTAGGGCTATTTATTGCTCGTATCTCAAGAGGCCGTACGATTCGTGAATTTATTTTTGGTGTTTTGGCCGTACCGAGTTTGTTCTGCGTGTTATGGTTTACCGTTTTTGGCAATAGTGCGATTTGGATTGATGTAAATGTTGCCCAAGGTGCTTTGCATGACCTAGTCTCCTCACCAGAAAAATTGTTGTTTGCCTTCTTAAATTATTTGCCTCTCCCTTTATTAACAGGGATTGCGGCGTTGATCACGATTTCTTTATTCTTTATCACATCTGCTGATTCAGGCATTTACGTTTTAAATAATATTGCATCTCGTGACAAAAGTATGGCTTCTCCTCGTTGGCAAGCCGCTATGTGGGGAGTATTGATGTCCGTCGTGGCTATTGTGTTACTCAGATCAGGTGGTTTGGGAACATTGCAAACGATGACGCTTATTGTGGCATTACCTTTTGCGGTACTCATGTTAGTCATGTGTTTTAGCTTGTGGAAAGGTATTCGTGCAGATAAGAAATACTTTTCAGCAAAAGTTACACCAACTAGTATTTTCTGGACGGGTGAAAAATGGCGTGAACGTTTGAGTCAGATGTTGAGCCAAACTCAAGAAACTGATATTCTCAAGTTTTTTAGAAAAACAGCACTACCTGCGATGAGAGAATTACGTCAAGAATTGGTCACTGTCCATAATCTTAATGTTGAGTTGGTTGAGAATTTGAGTCAGGAAGCACCTAGTTTAGAGTTTGTCATTAAAAAAGAATCAATGAGAGACTTTATGTATGGTATTAAATCAGTTAGTCATGAAGTGGCAGAAGAATTGATTCAAGATGAACATTTACCTCATATCCAACATGCCGTAACTTATACGCCAGTTACGTATTTCTTTGATGGAAGAGCAGGGTATGATGTCCAATATATGACAAGAAATGAACTGATTGCGGACATATTAAAACAATATGAACGTTATCTAAGTTTAATGTCTCATGTAGGACAAGAAATCATGTCTCATGAACAAACGGAATTGGCAGAATAA
- a CDS encoding multidrug effflux MFS transporter: MKTLNTQHPLFFVILGTLMAFTSLSTDIYLPAMPDMQKELNGSVELTVSGFLIGFALAQLLWGPISDRIGRKIPLFIGMVLYIIGSIGCAMAQSMESIILWRIFQAIGACTAPMLSRAIVRDVFARTQAVQMLSSLTLIMAIAPIAGPLIGGQMIRFSTWHSIFYLLASVGFIMFLSLFLLPETLPQERRHTGNFWKVFGNYAQLLVNKTFMKYTLCVSFFYLGQFAFVVGSPKVYIEYFHVNPQHYGWLFAVNVIGVMALSYASRFLIKHFSLNTLLKVTTGLACIMGIILAILSTIPINHILPFVIFVFVYFSMVGVIASCATAGALDGIPHMAGSGAALLGSLQYGSGILSSILLAIFSDGSALAMAWIMGVAATLSFIIALFIHQK; encoded by the coding sequence ATGAAAACATTAAATACACAACATCCTTTATTTTTTGTCATATTAGGCACATTGATGGCGTTTACGTCTCTTTCCACGGATATTTATTTGCCTGCTATGCCTGACATGCAAAAAGAATTAAATGGTTCAGTGGAGCTAACGGTCTCTGGTTTTTTAATAGGTTTTGCCTTGGCTCAGTTATTATGGGGGCCGATCAGTGACCGTATTGGCAGAAAAATTCCTCTTTTTATCGGGATGGTTTTATATATCATCGGCTCGATTGGATGTGCCATGGCTCAGTCTATGGAGTCCATTATTTTATGGCGTATTTTCCAAGCAATAGGAGCATGCACGGCCCCCATGCTTTCTCGTGCTATCGTCAGAGATGTTTTTGCACGCACACAAGCGGTACAAATGTTGTCCAGCTTAACCTTAATTATGGCTATTGCTCCAATTGCGGGACCTTTAATTGGTGGCCAAATGATCCGTTTTAGCACTTGGCATAGTATTTTTTACCTATTAGCCAGTGTAGGTTTTATCATGTTTTTGAGCTTATTTCTTTTACCTGAGACATTGCCTCAAGAACGGCGACACACAGGGAATTTCTGGAAAGTTTTCGGAAACTACGCCCAGTTGTTAGTCAATAAAACTTTCATGAAGTACACATTGTGCGTTAGTTTCTTTTATCTAGGACAATTTGCTTTCGTAGTCGGTTCACCAAAAGTTTACATTGAATATTTTCACGTCAACCCACAACACTATGGTTGGCTATTTGCCGTGAATGTTATCGGTGTGATGGCTTTAAGTTATGCCAGTCGTTTTTTAATTAAACATTTCTCGCTCAATACCCTATTGAAAGTAACCACAGGTTTGGCTTGTATCATGGGCATTATCTTAGCGATTTTATCTACGATTCCTATCAATCACATCCTGCCTTTTGTTATTTTTGTCTTCGTTTATTTTTCTATGGTGGGCGTGATTGCAAGCTGTGCGACAGCAGGTGCATTAGATGGTATTCCCCATATGGCGGGATCTGGTGCGGCATTATTGGGCTCTTTACAATATGGCAGTGGAATCCTCAGTTCTATTTTACTAGCCATCTTTTCTGATGGATCGGCACTGGCCATGGCATGGATAATGGGCGTTGCTGCGACGTTGAGTTTTATCATAGCCTTATTCATTCACCAAAAATAA